From the Porites lutea chromosome 5, jaPorLute2.1, whole genome shotgun sequence genome, the window ACACTTGCTAAGTTTGAAAGTGCTGCAAGCGAAGATATAGCTTTGCAAACTCGTGAAATTCTACAGACGCTAATGCCCGTTTGTATGGAGGCGCAAACCTGCTCTCACCATACAAACGTCAGGACAAATTGGCGGCTTGACGGCCTAGTCTTCAACAAATCACTCTAAAACTTGGcaactttactgattttaagAAGTGCTCTGCAGTGGAGTTGACGGATTCTCGGTAAACGGTCCAATGtcaaaagcttaaaaaagcaATGAAAGGAACTATAGTGAAGCAATTAAGTTGGTTAAAAGATGGTTAACAAGGCACTCCTGTTAAGATCTGGAGTCGTCGGGGACCTTAAGATACGACAACACGGAGGCAAATGAAAATGTCGCCATTGTCGATaggaaaaacaaatgaaaaagaacttaCTTGGGATCTCCTGCAAAACTCATCTGCACTGGCCTAATACTGTGATGGACAATATACGGGTACATCTGATAAAGTGAAATGAAATATGACATTACCGAACTTAATGGGCAACCGTAACATCTAAAACTGTCCTGGCTTTTTACTCCACATTTCAAGTGATCCACGTCAAGAAGTTCCACATGTCTTTCGGAAGAACGTCAGCAATTGAAAAACATTTAGGAATAGCAAGGTCTATAAGCTTCTTCAGTTTTGAGTTGTGATCAGCATCATAAGCAGCAATAGTATTTTTACAATCAAGACGAATGTACATTTGGTAACAACAGAGAATTTACAACTTAATGGTAACGACACAGTCTTGAGAGAAGAGTCTTTCTCTGAATAACCAATTCCATTACACTCACACACAACCAAAACCATCTCACCTTGCCTTTCGACAAGCCTTTGGTTGTCTTGCAAAACTGTAAGTTATCAACTCTTATAGCAGCTGGCTTCTGTTGTCAGAATAAGAGGAAATTATATCAGAAATAAACAAGTGGCAGGAACTTTTATTAAAGACAGAGGCACAGTGAAAGAGACTGTTTTATCCCTAGAGGAATGACAATAAAATGTTTGCCTCCTGAACGATTAAGAAACTTGCACCTCACCTTGTCTGGGTTCAAGACAATTGTATTTTTGCAGGATTTGTTGTACTCTTCCCATTTCTCAGCGCTGAGCTCGAAATGACTTGGCTGCCAGAcacaaaaagagcaaaaaagcgGTGAAAGTGAATCCTATTTAGTTAGATAAACTCCATGAAGAATTCAACTTCTTACAGAAGAATCCTCGCTAAGATAGGAAGACAAACATAAGCCTTTCTGGCATTCACTTTTGAACATAATTACCTTTATGAGAGGTTCAGCTGAACTCAGAACATGAGACAACACTTGGCTCATTGAGAGAAGCTCGTGGCAGGCCTTGGAATCATCTGTGTctgaacaaaggaaaaaaacagtgtCATGAAAATTATGAATGCAAAGAATTAAAAAGTTGGCAATGCTTTAGGCAACCCTTAATATCTACTTTAAAAGATCTGTGGTTTGAAGCAGGTAAATGAGGACTTGTCTGTAGAATTTGCCCAAGCAACTTCATTGTGATAAAGAGTATTGGAACGACTGAAAAAATCCGATTATTTTCAAGAGGGATGCAACTTTATTATGTCTAATTTTTgcttcattataattatttgatACACTGTGTTTCCACAACTAACGAATCCGCCTTGTACCTAACATATTTGTCTCCTGTCGAAAAACAAAGTGGGAGACAGTTGTAAAACAAAGCTAAAGGCTCTACCTGTTTGACAAACTGTTCACAAAAATTAAACTCATGCTTTTTATAACACTACTGCTTTCTAGACATTTTAGAAACGAATGatattaaaatgacaaaaacgaTAAAAGTGATAACATGCTCTAACCATCAGCTCTATGAACAAATCTTGGCATAAAGTGGTAACGTCTACATGAATCCTGTACATTCCCTGCAGAAGAATTGTCTTGCGAGTTAAATTGAACAAGTAATACATGCATAAATACTTCAGGAGTTGGAGAGTCCTTTTTCTGGTTCCCAACCAGCAAAGGGAAAATCTGAGCAACGGGAAAAGGTATGCAGGTGTAATACTGGCAAAACCTGATCGAAAATAAGGTTTCCAAAggtttcggttttttttttccaatttaaaggttttttttggtttcactCAATCGCTACTACTAAAGGTAACTTCAGCTGCTATTATTGTTATAACAGAAACATTTTGGTTGAAACAAAGCACAACAGAAAATACAACAATGCTATTTGACCTGCGACTTTTATGCTTGCAGCTAATATCCTGTTGTTAGTTCTGAACCAATTCTATTAGGTCTAGTAACATGTTTAAACATACCTGTGAAGTTCCAGTCAGCCAGTTCAAGCactttgtaaaacagaaattCTGAAAACAGCTCAAGATCTTTCATGCAGAAGTTCTGAAAGagattacattaattttgtaataaatattaaaaactcACAAGCAAACTTAAGAGACAAACTAGCGACCAATTAGTGACTaatattattcctttttttcctaAAATGGTTGGAAATGAAAGCAACAAGTAAAAGTAATGCTGAAGAGGTCTATATTGCATTGTAGAAAGGTAACAAGCAAAGGATTTCATGCATGGAATTAATAGTTAGAACCACCTCGTACAGCACTATTGAAAGCATCACAAAAAAGTACATCAGACTTACATTGTCATTTTGGCCTTCAAATGAATGATCACAGATTCTGTCCACAGACTCAACAGCTAGAGGCACACATGTATGTTTTATAATCAACATTTTATTCACCAGGGAATCAAAGCATTTTAGTGTGATTTCACTAGCACAAGAACATGCACATGAGCAGTtaggacaagaaaaaaaaatttctgatCCTTCTGATTTGTGCCGATTGTAGTcattttcaacaataaaaaagaacacTTAGGCTTGCACTTGTGCTTGCTTTACTGGTGAAAATCATGTCGTCATATTGACATGGGTGTGGCCACTGAAAATAGCAAGGAGACTTCTCAGAATTTTCTCTCCAAAAATTAGATCCTCACCTCTGGGACTGGCTGACTAATAACATGTAGAGTGTATTCAATGTTGAATCGTATCACAGAACAAAGGGGTACCTGCAGGAAATAAAGTAGTAAAAAATGCAGCTAACAACATTTGGCAAtatgttgaaataaaataatgtctTTATCAttcaatgcaaatttttctcctttttcagtGGCCAAGAGCCCACCATGTGACCTACAAATAACTGTCTCACAGATCAATCAGATTTGCCTCAGCTTTTGGCTtcagtaaataataatattgatctgcacgccactgacaaatcacaatattttgctcaacctcatccagtacttgttaattatttaatttcctTATAGCAGCTACAGTTCGACATAAGTAGCTATATATTTTGGGCAATCATCAGAAGGTTagaacaagtgaaaaaaaaatcagaataaATCACACACTTAAGAAAACAGTGTAACATGATTATACAGTAAGTGTTTATAaggaaaatgtttgaaaaaccTGCACATTTACCAGTGTTATCAAGGCATGGAGTACAGTTTATTTTAATCAAGCAGGCACAAAGGTTTTGAAAAACACATACacttgttaccttttgtttactttttaaatcCTCACCTGCTCAAGTGGGTGATGAGAAAACATAGAAAAGCCCTCAAAGGTGTAATTTTTTCTCTCAGAATAGATTATACTTGGATTTGATGTCTACAATGACAACAGAATTAAATTAATAATCTAGTCATTAATAATGTACGAATTAAGGATAGATCAATACTGGATGAAGATGTTGTTTGTAAATATTTCCACATAAATACATATCTGAGCCATTTAGTGTGAAATATTTCTATGTACTCCCATGGACTGGAATGGCCAAAGTAAGAATCATTCCTCTCTTTTCGATTATAATGTAGAATTTGCGAGAAAAGCCTTTCCTTTGTGTAATACTGAGAAggaaatgaaactgaaaataaggggcaaataaaaaagaaactggttCAGTTCTCACTTGTCAATGGTTTGTACAGTTGGTTCAATtttaagtactttccttaatagtATGTTTGTCAACAGTTATGTCCGACATAAAACactgtacaaaaataaaactgaaaccaAGGATGAAACTGAAACTGGAGTGCTCATCTTCAAGTTTTGAATCAAGCCTTTGTTTGCAATTTTCAGTCTTAATTGTCAACAGTGCTATCAAGAGATCattgaaatacatgtaactaACAAGTACACTGCAGTTATTATAGTAAATGCTTGACTCATACTATCAGTGTAAAGAATTGAAATGTAAACTttgctaaaatatttttttttgcactggCATTGAAATGCTCACTCATATTCATACACTGTAGCAAGTCACTTATTTTTCGCCAAAGGTCTGAATATCTTGAAACTCACCATAAAGTTAGTGTGTGGTGTGACAGTCACCCAGTAGTGATGTAGTTTGTCAGCATTGTTGGTCATAGGGTTGCATGGTGTGATAACCTAATGTCaagaagatgaaaaaataaatcaattaagcCAATGCGTTATTTTGCTATAAGCTATGGGTGGAGGTTGCCCATTACATGCATACTTACAGTTTCACCAGGGTAAACCCCATGGCGAATTCCTTGACATTTGTCAGATGAACTACATCGGCAGACTGGGCCATCATTTGTCTATAAAATTAAATATGTTATTTGGTTAACAAAAGGAATAGTCAAACAatccaaaaataaaattataaagagATCattagaaaaattttaaattataattatatcaCTGGTAACAAATTACTCCTTGATTCTGGAACAAACTTCCaacataaatttataattttacatgtgaaattacaaaattgctatGGCAGCATTCCGTATGTCTCAGCACATAGATGGCATCaaggttttaaaatattattaatgaagatgtcagggcattaaaagagGCTTTTAAAAATGCAAACACAAAAAAGCACATCAACAAGGATTCtatcaggtaaaaaattctgaaaattctgaacttaagccatAGTTTTAAGCTCCAAACTTTTCAGTGTGTGGAGTTCTCGATCAACgcgataaacatgtcaaaaacccATCACTGTGACAGATCAGACAGGTCTCCTCTAAAATACTAAGAGCAGTCCAGTGAATTgaattaaagtaataataaaattggaattaataataattcattCAGCACTGAAATGAATATTAATATGAATCATAGCCTTAAATGGGCCACAACAAATTTCACATAATATTACAGTACCTCTCCAGCCTCATTGAACCACAGTTCAGGATGAAGTCGCCGGGGATCTTCAATTTTTCTCCTCCTTATCTCTGCTACACTTGGACCTTTGTTGACATGATgatcctcctcatcatcatcatcatcattatcaccactTATGTCTCCACCTTCGCCATTATCACTTTCAGAACTGCTGTCACTCAAAGCACGGCTGTCGTCATCACTACTGTCTTCATCACTGTTTTCTTCATCATCACTTGGAAAGAGTCGCAGCCTCGACTTTACTGGGTTTCCACTCCTAGTAATATCACTTTCACCCAGAGATTCTACATCACTGTTATATTGATCAGAAGGATGACTTCTCTCACTGTTAATACTCTCAGTGTCATCATCAGCTCTTCCTATGGATTCCATGTTTAATATCTCCTTCTTAAATCTGTTATGCAGTTCAGAAAGGTTCTCTGTTCCTTCAACATGACAGCTTTCCAtctacagtaaaaaatattaacCCATGGACCCAATGTAAAAATGGCTGCTGggttaatattcttttgtttgaatTAAAGCCTGGCTTGAGATAAGGTATTCTTTTGAATATTGTACTTAAGAACAAGGCTAGCAAGGCTGATTTGAATATTAACAAAAGAATATGAACTACTgtggccatttttgcattgggtcTATTAAGTCcaaagagtgatcaacatcaattttcttctaacaaAATCAATACATGCAGCTGTagtcaagagaaatggttaGGAGAATTTATAAGATGATCactaaagggaaaatgctttgatattttaacaaattctctctaCTTATAGTTTAAGAAATATGTGGAGATCTGTTTGGAGAATCTGTATTTATTGGGGCTTACAGTGTTAAGATAAAAAAGACCTGAAAACAAAACGATAATACTGACTAAGAAAGCCAAAAGAAACAGATCCTTACTATTcagcaaaatggaaaaaaatgggACATGGTGAAAAGAATAGGACATGGTGACTGAGAATTTTTAAGACAAAGGTACACTTAGAAAATACTATTTTACCTGGTCATCCTTTTTCTTGATATAATATTCATCTACCACCACACACTTCACCACACGTTCTATGTCAGGAGGAGGAGGGGAAAAACAGCGGGAAACTCGAGGTCTACTGCCATGTGACCCAAGGCTGTAATgcctttcaataaaaaaaaaaaaacaatagtaatAAGCAAAAATTGACAGGACGTATTTACATGTACTTGATGTTAGGGGAGATCAAACACCAAATTTTCAAAGCAACTAAAAAGACATAAAAATTAACTTATCTAGGAAGCAAAACAGTGATTTGAATAACTCATCTTGGGCCTTCCATTCATTGTAGCTtatcattttcctttctttataAAGGTAATAATAATTACCATAACCAACCTTCTGCTCCTGTGCTCTCTTCCTCTCACATCTTCTTTGTGAAAACTGGCTCTCTTTTGAGTATTACTCAGACTTGGTGATCTCTTGACTGCTGTCTGACCAGTGGAACTAGACTGTTTAGGTGCAAGGGATGGTTGCATATTTGTACCCTCCCTAGGCACACCCACTTTTGTGATACCCCTCATCTGCTTCTCCATGATGTGCCTATCCAATGCAGCTGCAATAGAAGGTCCCTGACTTAAGGCAGAAGGCCCAGAACTTGCTGTGAGAAATGGAGAATTGCTGGGAGGAGAAAACTGCTGCATAGGGAAAGAAACACCACTATGGGAGGGTAAAGAAGATGGGATAGCGGAAGTAGGTCCCTGAAATACACTGGGAGAAGATAGCTGAGAAGCTTGTGTTGGCCATGACTGATTAATGACCGGTGAAGGCTGCTGTCCAGGGATGGTCATTCCTCTTATGGCAGGTACAGGGGACTGCACAAATGGCTGTTGGGGAGGTGTTAATACTCCCCTTGGAGGAGGTGTACAAGGGGTTATAAATGGCTGTTGAGGCACTGGCTGAAATCTTTCATTAGGTGGGCTGTTGAAGGGAGAAGGTGGTGACACTTTTTGTGGAAGGACTGATTGCTGTGGAGGTGACAGGACCTTTCTTGGAGAAGGCACAGCAGGAGCAATAAATTGTTGTGGAGATGGTGTTGGGAAACCTCCAGGTGGAGGGATAGTAGAGGGAGCAAAAGGTCTTTGAGGAGGTGAAGTTACTCCCAGAGGAGATGGCCGAGTTGATGACACAAATGATGGTTGGGGAGGTGCTATGGCCCTTTCTGGGGATGACACAGTAGAAGGTACTAACGGTCTCTGGGGTAGTGTAGTGACACAGACAGGAGACTGCACAGCAGGGGGTGGAAATGGTCTTTGGGGTGGTACAGACACCCTCTGAGCAACAGATGGCACAGGAGATGGTGTAAATGTTTGATGGGGTGGTGCAGCGATCCTCATGGGAGAAGGGTGAGTAGATATTACATGTGGTGATTGAAGTGGCATAGTGGTCCTCACAGGGGGTGGTGCAGTACAAGGTGTTAGTGGCTTCTGGGATGGAGTAGTTACCCTCCCATACAAAGGGGTGAATGGTCTTGGAGTTGTTGTTGTAGTAACTTCAGGGATAGGCACGGGAGAAGGTGTAGAATGTCTTTGAGGTAGTGGTCCAATCCTTACAGGGAGTGGCATAGTTGGTGATGAAAATGGCCGTTGCAGTGGCACATCCAACCCTCTAGGAAATGGTACAAGCTGTCTTGGCAATGGTGTTGAAGACCTCACAGGGGTAGGCACAGTGGATGGAACAAATGGTCCTTGGGATAGGGAAGGGACTGTCCCAGTGGTAGGCTCAGTAGATGAAGTATAAGGATGTCGTGGTGCCAATCTAGCTGAAGGTACTGAAGGACGTGGATTCCTCATTTGCCACATTGGGCTGTTAAATGATAATGACTGAGGCAAAGGAGATGGGTATCCCCTTGGTGGAAGGTGCTGTGTCAGACTTGATCTGTCTGGAACCTGACTGGTACCCAATAAAACCTGTGGATTGTTCATGGAGCTCTGCAATGGTCTGTGCGATGCTTGAGGAGGAAGAAAAGGCTGAAAAGATGGACCAACTCCTGGTCTAGGAGTTGTAAATTGTGAGGAAGTTGTTTGAGGAAAAGGTTGCTGAAATCCTGAAGGAAATTGTTGATTTGCCTACAAAGAAAGTTGTAATTCAAAGTAATTTTTTGGTATCCACTTGGTAAAAACAGGGGCGAATGACATGCATAAATAGCTTAACAGTGTCTAAACTACCCCAATTCCTCCAGCTTGTAAAGTTTAAGTTGGTGATAAGTTCCACGAGGTGAAATTTAAAAGCTTATACTTTAAATGCTCGAAAATGTTTGCAAGCTCTTTTctctctgttttgttttcaacgTAAGCTTATAGTTAAgcactttcttttttaaatagtaCAAGTTATTCGACCTTAGCtatcagctgtttttttttttcatagatgGGATTTGTACACGCTGACCCATCGCACTGAAAAGTTTCGCAGATGAAAATCTTCTAATACTTTTTCCTTATACCATCGGTAAGTCTACCTGAGGTGCGAAGCCATTTCCAGTAGTTGCCACAGGTGGACTGAGCGGAAAAGGTGATCGCCACATGCAAATGGTTTAGTTGCCACACTTCCACTCTAGACAAAATCCAGCACTTAAACAAGAGTTTTGGTACAAATGCTACAGCTCAGCGTCAAGACAACAAAATGTTTcgatttcattttgtacaacGAAAGCGGAGATCATCAGCAAGTTAATCATCGGTTTCTTCATTCATAAGATTCGCCATCTTgaattcaaagttgttttctaGTTTCCATGCTCCTTGAAGGATCTTGCAAAGAACCTGGGAAAGAGAGAGGGGATTTTCATCCTGAAAGGAACTCTGGGGGaaattccaagatggcggccggCGGAGAATGGTGTTTGATTGAAAGCGATCCTGGTGTTTTTACCGAACTAATCCGTGGTTTTGGTAGGCATTATTATTCTGAAAAGCTTTTATCGCGACACAACTCATTCAGAACAATTTCTTCGCATTGCACGATGTGAATGCCCCTCCATTCTATCTTGATAGTTACGACATCCGGTTTCATAGACACCAGACACCGAATATTAGATGGCCCTAATTGCTTGATTTTCCTTACTCAAGTCATACAAGAACTTccagaattttttattttagggcATTCAACCAATTTAGCATGGGTTGATTTTTCGTTATTCAAACAGTTGTCTTAAATTATCGAAACCAAAACAAGTACAAAAACAGGTACACGTGCTGCGTTTAAAAGTGCACCGTGTGCG encodes:
- the LOC140937189 gene encoding uncharacterized protein — translated: MWRSPFPLSPPVATTGNGFAPQANQQFPSGFQQPFPQTTSSQFTTPRPGVGPSFQPFLPPQASHRPLQSSMNNPQVLLGTSQVPDRSSLTQHLPPRGYPSPLPQSLSFNSPMWQMRNPRPSVPSARLAPRHPYTSSTEPTTGTVPSLSQGPFVPSTVPTPVRSSTPLPRQLVPFPRGLDVPLQRPFSSPTMPLPVRIGPLPQRHSTPSPVPIPEVTTTTTPRPFTPLYGRVTTPSQKPLTPCTAPPPVRTTMPLQSPHVISTHPSPMRIAAPPHQTFTPSPVPSVAQRVSVPPQRPFPPPAVQSPVCVTTLPQRPLVPSTVSSPERAIAPPQPSFVSSTRPSPLGVTSPPQRPFAPSTIPPPGGFPTPSPQQFIAPAVPSPRKVLSPPQQSVLPQKVSPPSPFNSPPNERFQPVPQQPFITPCTPPPRGVLTPPQQPFVQSPVPAIRGMTIPGQQPSPVINQSWPTQASQLSSPSVFQGPTSAIPSSLPSHSGVSFPMQQFSPPSNSPFLTASSGPSALSQGPSIAAALDRHIMEKQMRGITKVGVPREGTNMQPSLAPKQSSSTGQTAVKRSPSLSNTQKRASFHKEDVRGREHRSRRHYSLGSHGSRPRVSRCFSPPPPDIERVVKCVVVDEYYIKKKDDQMESCHVEGTENLSELHNRFKKEILNMESIGRADDDTESINSERSHPSDQYNSDVESLGESDITRSGNPVKSRLRLFPSDDEENSDEDSSDDDSRALSDSSSESDNGEGGDISGDNDDDDDEEDHHVNKGPSVAEIRRRKIEDPRRLHPELWFNEAGETNDGPVCRCSSSDKCQGIRHGVYPGETVITPCNPMTNNADKLHHYWVTVTPHTNFMTSNPSIIYSERKNYTFEGFSMFSHHPLEQVPLCSVIRFNIEYTLHVISQPVPENFCMKDLELFSEFLFYKVLELADWNFTGNVQDSCRRYHFMPRFVHRADDTDDSKACHELLSMSQVLSHVLSSAEPLIKPSHFELSAEKWEEYNKSCKNTIVLNPDKKPAAIRVDNLQFCKTTKGLSKGKMYPYIVHHSIRPVQMSFAGDPKYQKLLRTHNKLRSLISNTPIPTRKNQDKLVKLKIELENMRLTSAMRRDVVVEVSSRGMVKTGLKSDICQHALLLPVLVHHVRYHVSLHSLDEKMGYVFKDRALLQLALTHPSYHLNFGMNPDHARNSLSNCGVKQPRYGDRKIRRLHTRKKGITQLIRVMSNLGKMEEHQSMIRHNERLEFLGDAVLELICSIHLYFMLPSKPEGYLAMYRSSLVQNKHLAQLAKKLGLSDYMQYSHGPDLCLEEDLSHAMANCFEALLGAMYLESGLKSATQFFTKLAFDEEELREVWTNLPKHPLQAQMPDGDRHLIASSQLLQKLQEFEEASGIEFTHIRLLARAFTHAQVGFNNLTLGSNQRMEFLGDSVLQFVVSVYLFRHFPDHHEGHLTLLRSSLVNHRIQAKLARELGLDKLINFGSKVGMKAFREKILADTLEAFVAALYVDKGLRHVEVFCRVCLFPRLEEFIINQDWMDAKSQLQQCCLTSREQGKAPDLPQYKVLQNKGPAHHKYYAVAVYYKDTRLGSGEGNSIQQAEMAAAKDALASHYFPELARQKRLLDRKHQDRRRNYWNKVPRREREKDEQDKDTEIQPRWEEMETFEVQERRNVGEKENMNVDQERENWEMENERTGQERENWEMENESTGQERENWEMENESTGQERENWEMENESTGQERENWEMEDVNLQERETWERNDGNACGTTENRETECSDHTLRWDLCHGRANVEEEPKGTTEEWEREGGNILERWDGSGGQNVVRENLRDVNVDSKVNLDEEGRNKMDSEKGENDWTENWEVENTVSEENWEETDGGERKNWEEAGIESSKERCVKDGTIEHNMINSMKEKAKNEHGETKELWVVD